The nucleotide window TCCATTTTGAAACTGCTCCGCCAGAGGCCGATGAGCGTGAACGAGCTCAGCGATGCCCTCGGAAAGGACAGAACGACCATATACAGGCACATTAAGGTTCTGGAGAAGGCCGGCCTCGTGGAGGAAGTCGATGAAGTGGGAAACGAGAAGATCTACTCCCGAACCGCGAGGATGTTTCTCGTGAAGGTTAGCCCCGATGAGAGCATCGAGGAGTTCCGCCAGTCCTACCTCCAGATAGAGGCCGAGAGGCTCGTTCAGGTGCTTGAGAAATCCGGGTTTGAGATCCGGGATCGCGAGAAGTTCAAGAGCCTTGCGAAGGAGATCCTCGACGAGATCGAGATAAGGTCCCAGCCGGTAATAAAGCGGATCTCCGAGGCGGACGTCGAGCTGACGGAGGTCGAGCTCTTCCACCTCCTCAACATGCTGGTCTTCCTCCAGAGCTGTGAGCTCTGCGAGAAGGCGAAGGAGGCAAAGGCTCTCCTTCGGTTTTGATTTTCCCGTGATTCCGCACTTTTTGTGATTGGCTACCCCTTCCACTGGATGTTCAGTTATATCCCTCAGTGAACAGGAACGGCAAAACTTAAATATTTCACCATCAGTGATACATAGTGGGGTTCGCCCCACACCACACGGGAGGTCGGGACATGAGGAGATCCGCAAGGGTTTTGGTTCTGATTATAGCGTTTTTCCTCTTGGCGGGGGTTTACTACCCCTCCACGAGTGCCGCGAAGTACTCCGAGCTGGAGCAGGGCGGAGTCATAATGCAGGCCTTCTACTGGGACGTTCCGGAGGGAGGAATCTGGTGGGACACAATACGGCAGAAGATCCCTGAATGGTACGATGCAGGCATATCCGCGATCTGGATACCCCCGGCGAGCAAGGGCATGGGCGGGGCCTACTCGATGGGCTACGACCCCTACGATTACTTCGATCTGGGC belongs to Thermococcus sp. AM4 and includes:
- a CDS encoding ArsR family transcriptional regulator; this translates as MKLLRQRPMSVNELSDALGKDRTTIYRHIKVLEKAGLVEEVDEVGNEKIYSRTARMFLVKVSPDESIEEFRQSYLQIEAERLVQVLEKSGFEIRDREKFKSLAKEILDEIEIRSQPVIKRISEADVELTEVELFHLLNMLVFLQSCELCEKAKEAKALLRF